AAAAATCATCtgtttaaaaactaaatgaaatgcactcaataaagataattatacaCTATGAACCGTTATTCTAGACCTATACAGTGAGACAGCATCTTTCCGGATCTGACGTCACGACCTCTCTTGTTTCCCCCTCCCGCTCGGCTCCGCCCGGCCGGGGGAGGGGGCGACGAGCTTGCCCGAACACTCAGGCGCGCTCTTCACATTGGCATCGTTTTTCGGTGCGATCACACCTCTTCTAGTGCGGGCAACAGCGCTGCTGTTtagtgtaaaattattattgctttaaataaaaatacctacattttttcgtggaaaaactttattttaaaatatcggTAAGTGTTTAAAGTGCACGTGTTGAGGCGCATTTTGTTTGCGTAATGGAAAAATCCACGAAAGTGCCTGCCGAGGGTGATGGGAGTCGCCCGCCTCCCGCTGCGTCACCGCAGGCATCTTCTTCGTCGTCCTCGTCGTCGTCTAACAGCTCCGCCCCGGCATTTTGTCGGGTGTCAAAGATAAATATGTAAAGGAGGACTTGCAAAAAATCCCTCCAACacaaaataacctttttaatcCACAGGAATTAACCGCCTTTTTACAAAGGGCTGGTGGTACAAGTAAGTTGTTCTCTGCCCAGAAACGCTCTGCGGAAGAGCCTCATGCCATGTCTATGCGGAATAGACAGGATGGCCTGCCAGCTAAGCGACCACGTAAGCCATTTCTCGGTAACAATTCTGGGTTAGATCCCCAGCCATCCACGAGCTTTCAAGCGCCCCCCAAAAGTAGAGGCAGAATGTCGGGTAACAATAAATTCGGCACAAGGCAGAATGACAAAAAACGGTCCTCCGACAATCGTAAATCCGATCGATATCGTAAGTGACTATTCTCAAGAAACTTTGTTTTATGGCGGGCggttaaaaaattacattcaaatttGGCAGAATTACGGTGCTCcagaaaacataataaaaatgatatctgGTTACcgaattccttttttaaaaatacccCCACTTCAAAGTCCAGACTTATTAACACATTTTCGAACTCCAACAAGCTTATTGATGTCAGAATAGATCGAGAttttgaaacaacaaaaaatcttgATTCAAATAGATCCATCTCCAAGTTATGTCTGTCCGATGTTTTTAGTACAAAAGTCAGATACCAGCAATCGCCcgatattcaatttaaaaaatctaaatcgcTATATAATGCAAACAAAGTTTCATCTAATAAATATGTACCGTGTGCCGGATTTCTTGCAACCGAACGACTGGGCGATCAAAATAGACCTTTCCCAGGCCTATTTTCATCTAGCGATCGGCTGCAGTCATTACCCATTTCTGCGAGTATTATACGCAACAGAAAAGAAGTCGAGCCCGGAGCTCCTTCAGATCACTTGTTTGCCATTCGGGCTGTCATCGGCACCCAAGGCATTTGCGACAGGGACGAATTGGGTAGCAGACGTGCTGCGCGGGAGGGGCATGCGAGTAATCGTTTATTTGGACGATTATTTGATCGTGAACCAAGATCGATTAACCCTGATGGACCATGCTGCGGAAGCTATAAGGGTCCTAACAACTTTGGGGTGGATGATCAACTACCAAAAATCCACATTAATCCCTACCAAAGCCGTAGACTACCTCGGCATAAAATGGAATCTCGCcctgaattccaaatatttgcCCGAGGAAAAGGTTGGCAAAATCTCCAATATGATACGCCACATACTACAGGTAAATCAATGGAGTTTGCACGATGCTCAATGCTTGCTAGGCATGCTAAACTTTGCAGCCTTCGTTGTACCCAGAGGTCGGCTTCATTGCCGCCCATTACAAGTAGCTTGCAATCGGCTTCCAAAGCACCAAGCATACGTAAAACACCCACTCGAGTCGGAAGTGTCCACGACCTTAATGTGGTGGTTACGAGCTCTATCAACCGGAACAGCGATACATCCAGATCCTGTCTCACACTATGTAACGACAGACGCATCTGCCAGAGGCTGGGGTGCCATAGTAGACGACGCTTCTCTGAACGGATTATGGTCCCCGGAACAGAAGAAATGGCACAGCAATTTAAAGGAAATGTGGGCAGTTATACAAGCCTTAACCAATCGTCAGCAATCGCTACGTCATTCAACCGTGCTAGTCCAATCAGACAACAAGAGTGTGGTGAGTTACATGCGGAACGAGGGGGGTCTCCGATCACAGAACCTCTATCGGCTAACGTGCATGTTATTCGAGATTGCGGACGAGAACAAGATTCACCTGGTCTCTCAGTACCTGCCCGGTCAGGTAAACACAGACGCGGACATGCTGTCAAGGCTCAAATTACCCGGGGAGTGGACCTTAACGGAAGAAGCATGTCAAGAGGTATTTCGCAAGTTCGGAATGCCCGAAATCGACTTGTTCGCCTCGAAAACCGCGCACGTGCTTGCTCGCTACGTCTCACGAGATTGCAAAGACTCGAACGCAGAGTTTCACGACGCCTTCAGCAGAAGGTGGTCATACCGTCGAGCATGGGTATTCCCGCCACCACACCTAATTCCACGAATTCTGTCACACCTCAACCTGTGCAAGGGTCGCTACATCCTAATAGTACCGCGCTGGTCCAAAGTGTTTTGGCGGCCGGACCTGAAGAGGAGAGCGGTGAGCGCTCCATTACCCATATTCAATCTTCAGCAGCAGTTACTAGATACACGGACATATCTGCCTCCGGTTCACGTGGACCAGATGTATCTAGAGGCATGGCTAGTGAAGGGTGGTGTGCCGAATTAACTAATTGGTCTCAAAACGAAATAGACCTATTTAATTCTAGCTGGCGACCCTCTACGAAGAAAATGTATGCTGCTATTTGGAAAAAATGGTTAAAATGGTGTACTGATAATAATTTCAACCATACAAATCCATCTGGTGCCCAAGTCGCTAAGTACCTAGCATACTTGCACTTAACTCTTAAACTGtcttacaaaactattttagtttataaatcaACAATTGTCACTTTGGCTTGTCCTAACGGACGAATCATAAGCAGTGATCCTATCGTTCAGAGAATGTTAAAAGCTATTTCACTTGCTAATGTTGATTCCAAACCTAGAAATTCTTTCATTTGGGATCCACGTATTGTGGTAGAATGGCTCAGCTGTAACCAGCCGCCTCATGCAAGTTTATTCCAAGTGTCTCGTCGCACAGCACTGATTTTGCTACTCGCTTCTAGTCGTAGAGTCCATGACCTGACACTGTTACGGGTTGATAGTGCTCATTTTGAAGACAATTCTAATCATATTATTCTACACCCAGCATTTGGCTCAAAGACAGATAGCTATACACACAGACAGTCATCATGGAAATTGCACACACATACAGATAAATCCATATGCCCTGTGTGGTGGATACGTAAGTTGATAGAAACATCTTCATCACGTAGAATTAACAATGacattaatcatttattcatatcaaCTCGTGGCAGAGTCAGGCCAGCCTCTCGAACAGTGATTGGGGGTTGGGTTAAAACTATTCTTAAGGAGGCAGGAATAAAGGCTACTCCTGGTAGTACTCGAAGTGCCGCAGCATCTCTTAATTGGCTTGAGTGCCACAATATTGACGAAATCATGGCAAAAGGGAACTGGCGTGTCCCCAATATATTTGCACGGTTCTATTCAGCTGAAATTAACACATCGCAAAGTTGTAACAATTTATCTCTGACATTTGAAGCCGTGTagattctaaataatatatgattacctacctactaattaatgtaatttcagTTCAAAACGACATTGttatattaagttaaaatgatttatttaatctatgATTTAAAGCTAATCATGAGTGAATATCAAGACTTATGTAGGTGTAAGTTCTTATTACTATAGTACCTATTTGTTTTGgttgattaaaataaacatctttttctttacataattatacattttgtttaatatagatACTCCTAGGTACTTATATTGAACCAAATTATTTAGATacctaagttatttatttttcacacatTGGCATATACTTAGCTTGCCACCAGGCGATAATAAACACATCTCACTGTATAGGTCTAGAATAACGGTTCATagtgtataatataatgttttacctgaaaataaaacagttattatatACGTAACCTTATTCTAgacctatatttttaatcctGCCTGGTGGACTCATACCTGATCCACCGGAAGTGAGATACAATGTGAAGAGCGCGCCTGAGTGTTCGGGCAAGCTCGTCGCCCCCTCCCCCGGCCGGGCGGAGCCGAGCGGGAGGGGGAAACAAGAGAGGTCGTGACGTCAGATCCGGAAAGATGCTGTCTCACTGTATAGGTCTAGAATAAGGTTACGTATAtaataactgttttgttttcaggtaaaacattatattatttttatttattgagttaatttatgtttgaatCGATGCAAATATGgtgctaaaaataatattaatatatataacctACTAGGTACTTGATCTCAAACCAAAtcaaagatttattataattaagctAAATTATAATGGCGCCCTTTATCgaacattttatttaaggttttatgtattttattgtactttttaaatgttttaatttgtagattttattcgtatatttctgtttttgtttatttttatctttgtttgtgcaataaaaataaacttttattttcttggtCGTTTTCGTACATTTCCATTTTTGGGTGATgcaattcatttcatttcatcccAAAAAACTTCCATATATCTTTATCCCTATCCCAACcaatattgtgtattttttggtTTCAGCGagctttatttgaatttcataatattaatgtatagTATTCAAATATGAAGAATATTATactactagttgttgcccgcgacttcgtccgcgtggttagaagatataaattaggaatttttgaacggaagccctcgaagatgaataatttttcccgttttttctattgtatcttcactcctattagtcgcagcgtgacgttatatagcctatagccttcctcgatgaatggtctattcaacacaaaaagatttttttaatttgaaccagtagttcctgagattagcgcgttcaaacaaacaaacaaactcttcagctttatatattagtatagaagtatagatttcatttcatttctgcGGGGTAGGCTAAgtaacttacaaataaaacaacgacgatattaattcaattaatattttaataaataatcttaattaaataacgaaataatcattattgtgtaaaaaatgAGTATACTTAtctttttacagtatttttcataaaattacatatttctataaattCTCAGATATTCTCCTTTCTTTCTatttccaatataaaaaaatcttcctCATCCATTattgactggtctgttggtctagtggcctgtttgctgtaccggaggtcgtgggttcgattcccacccacaacaaatgtttttgtaaaatgcacgattattttttgtatcatcatcatcctcagCCTTtagtcctcccactgctgggcataggcctcccctttctcgt
The DNA window shown above is from Trichoplusia ni isolate ovarian cell line Hi5 chromosome 26, tn1, whole genome shotgun sequence and carries:
- the LOC113505721 gene encoding uncharacterized protein LOC113505721, with protein sequence MWWLRALSTGTAIHPDPVSHYVTTDASARGWGAIVDDASLNGLWSPEQKKWHSNLKEMWAVIQALTNRQQSLRHSTVLVQSDNKSVVSYMRNEGGLRSQNLYRLTCMLFEIADENKIHLVSQYLPGQVNTDADMLSRLKLPGEWTLTEEACQEVFRKFGMPEIDLFASKTAHVLARYVSRDCKDSNAEFHDAFSRRWSYRRAWVFPPPHLIPRILSHLNLCKGRYILIVPRWSKVFWRPDLKRRAVSAPLPIFNLQQQLLDTRTYLPPVHVDQMYLEAWLVKGGVPN